CGGGATAGTTTCTTTGACCTCCACTCCCCGGCCCACATCGCGCAAATAAGCCGACACTTTCTTATAACCGGCGGCCGTAGCTTTTGCCTGCAAATCCTTTTTCTCATCTGGGCTAACCCGCACGTCGATACGTAAAGTACGGGCTGCGTCAACGGTATTCTCAGCTTGCTTATCTGGTTCCATGATGATTCTGGGGAGATTGGCTTACCCAGGCTTGCCTAAACTACTTTAGAATTACGAATTGCTAAATGCTATACGTTAAACTAGCAAGCCAAGCCATGTGAGCCTGCGAACTTGGCGGTGTCATTGACTCGGGCAAACGAAGTTTGTCCGGACAATGACATGGCTTGCTGGCTGGCTGGACGATGAACGAGCTATTGGAACGGGGGCGTTGCACGGTGCTAGGACTATAGTTAGATTTAGTAGTTCATGCCACATTGCAACTTTAAACCTTTGCAACTTTACACCTGGTATTATCGCAATTTTTGTCTTTATTACTTTGTATGGGTTCCTGGCTAATACTGCCACACTACACCATTGCAACTTTGCCACTATACAACCTAGGCAAGGATTTACATTGTTAAGTCCGAAAGTTTGGTTACTTGCACCAATGCACTAAAACAACTTTGCAACTTTACCACACAGAAAGCATAAATGAATTTGCCATAAAGTTGCTTTGCAACAACACAACTAGTTACCTTCGCCACACTACAACTAAACAACACTGCAACACGCAAGCTTTGTTGTTTTGCAACTTTGCAACTAGACAACTATTGCCTTTTGCAACAAAGCAACTTTATTGCGTTGCCTCATTGCATCTAAGTGGCGGTGCAACAACGCCACTGTGCAACTAACAATCTAACATCTTCAAATCTTCCGGCCCTTCGCATGAATCAACCCCACGTACT
Above is a genomic segment from Hymenobacter aerilatus containing:
- a CDS encoding plasmid mobilization protein, with amino-acid sequence MEPDKQAENTVDAARTLRIDVRVSPDEKKDLQAKATAAGYKKVSAYLRDVGRGVEVKETIPPELRRQLVGIGTNLNQIARLAQAGKSFSSHEAQLVQALAIIRGYLI